A portion of the Anaeromyxobacter diazotrophicus genome contains these proteins:
- a CDS encoding S41 family peptidase encodes MPTPFLLSLLLAAAPAAGPALATAAGAITAAPAAGAARPDPCDRLSALDDAPDCGDAPLCSVRQRVQLVCQVRDALEKRYVFFPVKGKMLGAEGKGFDSRRHLDACVEEERALPREDDPLRFYDRVRRCTAAFADGHLLLGAPARLPQVALGLGLRAVDGHVYIANREKKLVSYLKTVSGVRDLEDLVAVGNEVLEVDGRPVQEELHRLAQYLPASSDAARLERAVDALTRRDFAFPERRACALTVSAGGARRAVELPWWISPDAEGHLMTRAWVRRTGVATTDLLNWRYDPAKDTWDKDLGSAQGYLRTETILPPADAASLREYADDQDRPAVRLGEVVRRRDRAFCYLQILTFHTENLAGGQGRQPFSAVLGAFVKECQEKELDLVLDLRQNEGGYLAHSSALLAALGERQKAYPGGALLLRASTQNQLVYQQRAPSLSGAPARAGDPLDPRRIADAIGAARRARAEFTPAFLEQPLRASDAVGGYQGRVVALVAPTCMSACDRVAALLKSAGRATLLGGPTEGAGGSQQEARNLPVRWSDPEGLLALAIPNAAMGVQRALPLAGGDRPADEFFQALTFENRPVQPDVPYATTLDDVTHHNRGWLEQVDHALFGGGLRAAAGRPQLAGAGGP; translated from the coding sequence ATGCCCACGCCCTTCCTCCTCTCGCTCCTCCTCGCCGCGGCGCCCGCGGCGGGCCCGGCCCTCGCCACCGCCGCCGGCGCGATCACCGCCGCCCCGGCGGCCGGCGCCGCGCGCCCGGACCCGTGCGATCGGCTCTCCGCGCTCGACGACGCGCCGGACTGCGGGGACGCGCCGCTCTGCTCCGTCCGGCAGCGCGTCCAGCTCGTCTGCCAGGTCCGCGACGCCCTGGAGAAGCGCTACGTCTTCTTCCCGGTGAAGGGGAAGATGCTCGGCGCCGAGGGGAAGGGGTTCGACTCGCGCCGCCACCTCGACGCCTGCGTCGAGGAGGAGCGCGCCCTCCCGCGCGAGGACGACCCGCTGCGCTTCTACGACCGGGTGCGGCGCTGCACGGCCGCCTTCGCCGACGGGCACCTCCTGCTCGGCGCGCCGGCGCGCCTGCCGCAGGTGGCGCTCGGCCTCGGGCTGCGCGCCGTGGACGGGCACGTCTACATCGCGAACCGGGAGAAGAAGCTCGTCTCGTACCTCAAGACCGTCTCCGGCGTGCGCGACCTCGAGGACCTGGTCGCGGTCGGCAACGAGGTGCTGGAGGTGGACGGCCGCCCGGTGCAGGAGGAGCTGCACCGCCTGGCGCAGTACCTCCCGGCCAGCTCCGACGCGGCGCGCCTCGAGCGCGCCGTGGACGCGCTCACCCGCCGCGACTTCGCCTTCCCGGAGCGGCGCGCCTGCGCGCTCACGGTCTCCGCCGGCGGCGCCCGCCGCGCCGTCGAGCTGCCGTGGTGGATCTCGCCCGACGCCGAGGGCCACCTCATGACGCGGGCGTGGGTGCGCCGCACCGGCGTCGCCACCACCGACCTCCTCAACTGGCGGTACGACCCGGCCAAGGACACCTGGGACAAGGACCTCGGCTCCGCGCAGGGCTACCTGCGCACGGAGACCATCCTGCCGCCCGCCGACGCCGCCTCCCTGCGCGAGTACGCCGACGACCAGGACCGGCCGGCGGTGCGCCTGGGCGAGGTGGTGCGCCGGCGCGACCGCGCCTTCTGCTACCTCCAGATCCTCACCTTCCACACCGAGAACCTCGCCGGCGGCCAGGGTCGCCAGCCGTTCTCGGCGGTGCTGGGCGCGTTCGTGAAGGAGTGCCAGGAGAAGGAGCTCGACCTGGTCCTCGACCTGCGCCAGAACGAGGGGGGCTACCTCGCCCACTCGAGCGCGCTGCTCGCGGCGCTGGGCGAGCGCCAGAAGGCCTATCCCGGCGGCGCGCTGCTCCTGCGCGCCTCGACCCAGAACCAGCTCGTCTACCAGCAGCGCGCGCCGTCCCTCTCCGGCGCGCCCGCCCGCGCCGGCGATCCGCTCGACCCGCGCCGCATCGCCGACGCCATCGGCGCCGCCCGCCGCGCGCGCGCCGAGTTCACCCCGGCCTTCCTCGAGCAGCCGCTCCGGGCGAGCGACGCGGTGGGCGGCTACCAGGGCCGCGTGGTGGCGCTCGTCGCGCCGACCTGCATGAGCGCCTGCGACCGCGTCGCGGCGCTGCTCAAGAGCGCCGGGCGCGCGACGCTGCTCGGCGGCCCGACCGAGGGCGCGGGCGGGAGCCAGCAGGAGGCGCGCAACCTGCCGGTGCGCTGGAGCGACCCCGAGGGCCTGCTCGCGCTCGCCATCCCGAACGCCGCCATGGGCGTGCAGCGCGCGCTGCCGCTCGCGGGCGGCGACCGGCCCGCCGACGAGTTCTTCCAGGCGCTGACCTTCGAGAATCGCCCGGTGCAGCCCGACGTGCCGTACGCGACCACCCTCGACGACGTCACCCACCACAACCGCGGCTGGCTGGAGCAGGTGGACCATGCGCTCTTCGGGGGAGGCCTCCGCGCCGCCGCCGGCCGCCCGCAGCTCGCCGGCGCTGGCGGACCCTGA
- a CDS encoding competence protein CoiA family protein, translated as MPRARNTGRHPSPTPSARRRGAGDEPEVLLAWAKDRQGRHLHVGALDRASRKALAPFTCLGCGEELVAKLGPMRARHFAHRPGSTCPLTRPETALHLDAKERLLFLCAEAFAGRLPVRLGARCPRCRRELPIDLGRAGDAAVTEGAAGALRADVLVTRRGRPALALEVLVTHAVDADKEAALAGLHLPALEIDAREPWEEELAEGGVAVRVARTLGVPPCPSCQATARADEGRARGGEEAAVAELEAYRARGLMGGRPGPALAGPPPPLGAAERRRLERAFTCPECGGRALDLGTRLVRHACPGRSPRPVAWRGYDGALVELGWWKAGLPRKR; from the coding sequence GTGCCGCGGGCAAGGAACACGGGGCGCCACCCCTCCCCGACCCCCTCCGCCCGCCGGCGGGGCGCGGGCGACGAGCCCGAGGTCCTCCTCGCCTGGGCGAAGGACCGCCAGGGGCGGCACCTCCACGTCGGCGCGCTCGACCGCGCCTCGCGCAAGGCGCTCGCGCCCTTCACCTGCCTGGGCTGCGGCGAGGAGCTGGTCGCGAAGCTCGGGCCCATGCGCGCCCGCCACTTCGCGCACCGGCCCGGCTCGACCTGCCCGCTCACCCGGCCGGAGACGGCGCTCCACCTCGACGCCAAGGAGCGGCTCCTCTTCCTGTGCGCCGAGGCGTTCGCCGGGCGGCTCCCGGTGCGGCTCGGCGCGCGCTGCCCGCGCTGCCGCCGCGAGCTGCCCATCGACCTCGGCCGGGCCGGCGACGCGGCGGTGACCGAGGGGGCCGCCGGCGCGCTGCGGGCCGACGTCCTCGTCACCCGCCGCGGGAGGCCGGCGCTGGCGCTGGAGGTGCTCGTCACCCACGCGGTCGACGCCGACAAGGAGGCGGCGCTGGCGGGGCTCCACCTGCCCGCGCTCGAGATCGACGCCCGCGAGCCCTGGGAGGAGGAGCTGGCGGAGGGCGGCGTGGCGGTGCGGGTGGCGAGGACGCTGGGCGTCCCGCCCTGCCCCTCCTGCCAGGCGACCGCCCGCGCCGACGAGGGGCGCGCCCGGGGCGGCGAGGAGGCGGCCGTGGCGGAGCTCGAGGCGTACCGCGCCCGCGGCCTCATGGGCGGCCGGCCCGGCCCGGCGCTGGCCGGCCCGCCGCCGCCCCTCGGCGCGGCCGAGCGCCGCCGCCTGGAACGCGCGTTCACCTGCCCGGAGTGCGGGGGCCGCGCGCTCGACCTCGGGACCCGGCTCGTCCGCCACGCCTGCCCGGGCCGCTCCCCCCGCCCGGTGGCCTGGCGGGGCTACGACGGGGCGCTCGTGGAGCTCGGCTGGTGGAAGGCGGGTCTCCCCCGAAAACGGTGA
- the bcp gene encoding thioredoxin-dependent thiol peroxidase yields MPLEIGKKAPDFALPDERGELVKLSGFKGRRVVVFFYPKASTPGUTQEASDFRDEVDAFAKHGAAVLGISKDSPAAQQKFKEKHQLPFPLLSDPDAKVQQAWGVWKEKNMYGKKVMGTERTTVVVGPDGKVERIFPKVKVAGHVAEVLAAL; encoded by the coding sequence ATGCCCCTCGAGATCGGCAAGAAGGCGCCGGACTTCGCCCTGCCCGACGAGCGCGGCGAGCTCGTGAAGCTCTCCGGCTTCAAGGGCCGCCGCGTCGTCGTCTTCTTCTACCCGAAGGCCAGCACCCCCGGCTGAACCCAGGAGGCCTCCGACTTCCGTGACGAAGTCGACGCGTTCGCGAAGCACGGCGCGGCGGTGCTCGGCATCTCGAAGGACTCGCCCGCCGCGCAGCAGAAGTTCAAGGAGAAGCACCAGCTCCCGTTCCCGCTCCTCTCCGACCCCGACGCGAAGGTCCAGCAGGCCTGGGGGGTGTGGAAGGAGAAGAACATGTACGGGAAGAAGGTCATGGGCACCGAGCGCACCACCGTGGTGGTGGGGCCGGACGGGAAGGTCGAGCGCATCTTCCCCAAGGTGAAGGTGGCCGGCCACGTGGCGGAGGTGCTGGCCGCGCTCTAG
- the rpsB gene encoding 30S ribosomal protein S2 yields MAAVMQTQGTAISMKQLLEAGVHFGHQTKRWNPKMKPYIFGARNGIYIIDLQKTVNLARTAFRFVSDAVARGGTLLFVGTKKQAQDAIREEAQRAGMFYVTNRWLGGTLTNFKTVKQGIERLKTIEKMSQDGTYDRLPKKEIAQLEREREKLEKNLGGVKDLSRLPAALFIIDTKKEHIAVHEANRLGIPVVAVVDTNCDPEGIDYVIPGNDDAIRSIRLFTGKVAEACVEGRARHGAWVAEHGQEQRELEDRDAASERGDRRDRRDRGGRGRDRGERRPPREDRAAASAHVEVVRKGDVTPEAPAAEAPKA; encoded by the coding sequence ATGGCGGCCGTCATGCAGACGCAGGGCACCGCCATCTCGATGAAGCAGCTGCTCGAGGCCGGCGTGCACTTCGGGCACCAGACGAAGCGCTGGAACCCGAAGATGAAGCCGTACATCTTCGGCGCCCGCAACGGCATCTACATCATCGACCTGCAGAAGACGGTCAACCTCGCGCGCACCGCCTTCCGCTTCGTCTCCGACGCGGTGGCGCGCGGCGGCACGCTGCTCTTCGTCGGCACGAAGAAGCAGGCGCAGGACGCCATCCGCGAGGAGGCGCAGCGCGCGGGGATGTTCTACGTCACGAACCGCTGGCTGGGCGGCACGCTCACCAACTTCAAGACCGTGAAGCAGGGCATCGAGCGGCTCAAGACCATCGAGAAGATGAGCCAGGACGGCACCTACGATCGCCTGCCCAAGAAGGAGATCGCCCAGCTCGAGCGCGAGCGCGAGAAGCTGGAGAAGAACCTGGGCGGCGTGAAGGACCTGTCCCGCCTGCCGGCCGCCCTCTTCATCATCGACACGAAGAAGGAGCACATCGCGGTGCACGAGGCGAACCGCCTCGGCATCCCGGTGGTGGCGGTGGTCGACACGAACTGCGACCCCGAGGGCATCGACTACGTCATCCCGGGCAACGACGACGCCATCCGCTCCATCCGCCTCTTCACGGGCAAGGTGGCCGAGGCGTGCGTCGAGGGCCGCGCCCGCCACGGCGCCTGGGTGGCCGAGCACGGCCAGGAGCAGCGCGAGCTCGAGGACCGCGACGCGGCCAGCGAGCGCGGTGACCGCCGCGATCGCCGCGACCGCGGTGGCCGCGGGCGCGACCGCGGCGAGCGCCGCCCGCCGCGCGAGGACCGCGCGGCCGCCAGCGCCCACGTCGAGGTGGTGCGCAAGGGCGACGTGACGCCGGAGGCCCCGGCCGCCGAGGCTCCGAAGGCGTAG
- a CDS encoding CAP domain-containing protein, whose protein sequence is MTVVRRRGLAAALTAAALGMGCAAVQANRHEPGTLSGGAFAPARPAAAQLGPNPAYVCPTGGAFPILTSDVAEVAKDGGRVAPQPDGRLCALADTLLGWKEQGTPPESVTSFLAWHFGLPAAPGRVVIATVESEDPRILAQRLLEPVNGFAQHAVAPRFGAVTQREKKGFTKVVAVVYDAVAELEPIPRRVEAGGQVALRGKLAAGVDKPKISYCDPAGKLVDVPAAPGGQLAGDLRCGDRPGTMVVEVRAERGGQAVSAARFPVQCGVPLPASVKAPPDAKQAAAPGAERRVFDLVNAERAAAQAPALQWDDGVAAVARAASEASRDETRANTSSSTVSFDVVAQLKKNDVMSPLVLLNPAASRSPEEAHWRLAHSPLHRSNMLNPQATHAGVGLASYKDPDAGDVYFVTELLVREQPPVDAEALRAKLREAVARKRADARAEKLAADPTLEEVAQKYASALAAAKGELPKAQADAILSPLYKTFRTVSLVGGAKPEPLEFAEEPGVVSQAKVMGVGVAGGGNPVLGRNTAYVIILVGTRR, encoded by the coding sequence ATGACCGTCGTGCGCCGTAGAGGACTCGCCGCCGCGCTCACCGCGGCGGCGCTGGGGATGGGGTGTGCCGCCGTCCAGGCCAACCGGCACGAGCCGGGGACGCTCAGCGGGGGCGCGTTCGCCCCGGCGCGGCCCGCGGCGGCCCAGCTCGGGCCGAACCCCGCGTACGTCTGCCCGACGGGCGGCGCCTTCCCCATCCTCACCTCCGACGTGGCCGAGGTCGCCAAGGACGGCGGCCGCGTCGCGCCGCAGCCCGACGGCCGCCTCTGCGCGCTGGCCGACACGCTCCTCGGCTGGAAGGAGCAGGGTACGCCGCCGGAGAGCGTGACGAGCTTCCTCGCCTGGCACTTCGGCCTGCCGGCCGCGCCGGGCCGGGTGGTGATCGCGACGGTCGAGAGCGAGGATCCGCGCATCCTCGCGCAGCGGTTGCTCGAGCCGGTGAACGGCTTCGCGCAGCACGCGGTGGCCCCGCGCTTCGGCGCGGTCACCCAGCGCGAGAAGAAGGGCTTCACGAAGGTGGTGGCGGTGGTCTACGACGCCGTCGCCGAGCTCGAGCCCATCCCCCGCCGCGTCGAGGCGGGCGGGCAGGTGGCGCTCCGCGGCAAGCTCGCCGCCGGGGTGGACAAGCCCAAGATCTCGTACTGCGACCCGGCCGGGAAGCTCGTGGACGTGCCGGCGGCGCCGGGCGGCCAGCTCGCCGGCGACCTGCGCTGCGGCGATCGCCCGGGCACGATGGTGGTCGAGGTCCGTGCCGAGCGCGGCGGCCAGGCCGTCAGCGCGGCGCGCTTCCCCGTCCAGTGCGGCGTGCCGCTCCCCGCCTCGGTGAAGGCGCCGCCCGACGCGAAGCAGGCGGCCGCGCCGGGCGCCGAGCGCCGCGTGTTCGACCTCGTCAACGCCGAGCGGGCCGCGGCCCAGGCGCCGGCGCTGCAGTGGGACGACGGCGTGGCCGCGGTGGCGCGCGCCGCCTCCGAGGCCTCGCGCGACGAGACGCGCGCCAACACCAGCTCGAGCACGGTGAGCTTCGACGTGGTGGCGCAGCTCAAGAAGAACGACGTGATGAGCCCGCTCGTGCTGCTCAACCCGGCGGCCTCGCGCTCGCCCGAGGAGGCGCACTGGCGCCTCGCGCACAGCCCGCTGCACCGCTCGAACATGCTGAACCCGCAGGCGACGCACGCCGGGGTGGGGCTCGCGAGCTACAAGGACCCCGACGCGGGCGACGTCTACTTCGTCACCGAGCTGCTCGTCCGCGAGCAGCCGCCGGTGGACGCCGAGGCGCTCCGCGCGAAGCTCCGCGAGGCGGTGGCGCGCAAGCGCGCCGACGCGCGCGCCGAGAAGCTCGCCGCCGACCCCACGCTGGAGGAGGTGGCCCAGAAGTACGCCAGCGCGCTCGCCGCCGCGAAGGGCGAGCTGCCCAAGGCGCAGGCCGACGCGATCCTGTCGCCGCTCTACAAGACGTTCCGCACGGTGAGCCTGGTGGGCGGCGCCAAGCCCGAGCCGCTGGAGTTCGCCGAGGAGCCGGGCGTCGTCTCGCAGGCCAAGGTGATGGGCGTCGGGGTGGCCGGCGGCGGGAACCCGGTGCTCGGCCGGAACACGGCGTACGTGATCATCCTGGTGGGGACGCGCAGGTAG
- the tsf gene encoding translation elongation factor Ts → MAEISANAVKELREKTGAGMMDCKKALAEAGGDAAKAEELLRKKGLSAAAKKSGRVASEGAVASYIHMGGKIGVLVEVNCETDFVARTDGFQGLVKDLAMHIAAANPLYVRREEVPPEVIEKELEIARAQAREQKKPEAIVEKIAQGKVDKYFKEVALLEQPFVKDDKKTVQETITDAVAKIGENIQVRRFARFVLGEGIEKKQENLAEEVAKAAGVAK, encoded by the coding sequence ATGGCCGAGATCAGCGCGAACGCGGTGAAGGAGCTCCGGGAGAAGACCGGCGCCGGCATGATGGACTGCAAGAAGGCCCTCGCCGAGGCCGGCGGCGACGCCGCCAAGGCGGAGGAGCTGCTGCGGAAGAAGGGCCTCTCCGCCGCCGCCAAGAAGTCGGGCCGCGTGGCCTCCGAGGGCGCGGTGGCGAGCTACATCCACATGGGCGGCAAGATCGGCGTCCTCGTCGAGGTGAACTGCGAGACCGACTTCGTCGCGCGCACCGACGGCTTCCAGGGGCTGGTGAAGGACCTGGCGATGCACATCGCCGCGGCCAACCCGCTCTACGTCCGCCGCGAGGAGGTGCCGCCCGAGGTGATCGAGAAGGAGCTCGAGATCGCCCGCGCCCAGGCCCGCGAGCAGAAGAAGCCCGAGGCGATCGTCGAGAAGATCGCCCAGGGCAAGGTCGACAAGTACTTCAAGGAGGTCGCGCTGCTCGAGCAGCCCTTCGTGAAGGACGACAAGAAGACCGTCCAGGAGACGATCACCGACGCGGTGGCGAAGATCGGCGAGAACATCCAGGTCCGCCGCTTCGCCCGCTTCGTGCTCGGCGAGGGCATCGAGAAGAAGCAGGAGAACCTGGCCGAAGAGGTCGCGAAGGCGGCCGGCGTCGCCAAGTAG
- the mutM gene encoding bifunctional DNA-formamidopyrimidine glycosylase/DNA-(apurinic or apyrimidinic site) lyase — protein MPELPEVEIAARNLRAWTLGRRVLSAGAEEKARRIFRPGRPRAFTAALAGRSVGEVRRIGKQLLIRLEGGKAPLGLLSHLGMTGKWLRRERGEAPPSHSRAQLELDDGTTLHYRDPRLFGRLRLVPGADFDAVPELAALGPDPLDDGIDAGWLASAFARRRVPVKVALLDQKLLPGVGNIQASEALFRARLDPRRRADALTRAEVKRLAEAVRASIEETIAREAGPEPHYVEEPGSENPFLVYGRAGERCPRCRREKIARAVQAQRSTFFCPRCQR, from the coding sequence ATGCCGGAGCTCCCCGAGGTCGAGATCGCGGCGCGCAACCTGCGCGCGTGGACGCTCGGGCGCCGGGTCCTCTCCGCCGGCGCGGAGGAGAAGGCGCGCCGGATCTTCCGCCCGGGCCGACCGCGCGCCTTCACGGCCGCGCTCGCCGGCCGGAGCGTGGGCGAGGTGCGCCGGATCGGCAAGCAGCTCCTCATCCGCCTCGAGGGCGGGAAGGCGCCGCTCGGCCTGCTGAGCCACCTCGGCATGACCGGCAAGTGGCTCCGGCGCGAGCGCGGCGAGGCGCCGCCCAGCCACTCGCGGGCGCAGCTCGAGCTCGACGACGGGACGACGCTGCACTACCGCGATCCGCGCCTCTTCGGGCGGCTGCGGCTCGTCCCCGGCGCCGACTTCGACGCCGTGCCGGAGCTGGCGGCGCTCGGCCCCGACCCGCTCGACGACGGGATCGACGCCGGCTGGCTGGCCTCGGCCTTCGCGCGCCGCAGGGTGCCGGTGAAGGTGGCGTTGCTCGACCAGAAGCTCCTGCCCGGGGTGGGGAACATCCAGGCCAGCGAGGCGCTCTTCCGCGCGCGCCTCGACCCGCGCCGCCGGGCGGACGCGCTCACGCGCGCCGAGGTGAAGCGGCTGGCGGAGGCGGTGCGCGCGTCGATCGAGGAGACCATCGCGCGCGAGGCCGGCCCCGAGCCGCACTACGTCGAGGAGCCGGGGTCGGAGAACCCGTTCCTCGTCTACGGCCGCGCCGGGGAGAGGTGCCCGCGCTGCCGGCGCGAGAAGATCGCGCGCGCCGTGCAGGCGCAGCGCTCGACGTTCTTCTGCCCGAGGTGTCAGCGGTGA
- a CDS encoding RsmB/NOP family class I SAM-dependent RNA methyltransferase — protein MPRPLRHDLVDAATLEVNGLVREQGWLADRALERVLRRESRLYASERRAVAEAVYGLLRREGQLRWLAGETAFIRGNPAPAPAGRGGPGRAAASVEPATLYALFLARTGAAAPEAAAKRLGVPARIVTEALDRADARIAAVADPAERLAVEASLPRWLAERFLDELGAEEARALALALNQRAPLTVRTNLLKTTRDALRARLAEEGVAAAPTRFSPWGLTLDGHENAFQLPAFQDGLFEIQDEGSQLLALAVGARPGWTVVDACAGAGGKSLALAAEMHGKGSLVALDVDEERLAEAKRRARRAGVHNLRSRLIPEGAAAAEALADLAGKCERVLVDAPCSGIGALRRKPDARWRLTPEDPARFARLQAELVARFAPLVKPGGRLVYATCAVGRIENEGVAELAARSLEGFERMSVAAMLGTELAAALGAGGDALSLLPHRHGTDGFFCAGFQRAR, from the coding sequence GTGCCCCGACCTCTCCGCCACGACCTCGTCGACGCCGCCACGCTGGAGGTGAACGGCCTCGTGCGCGAGCAGGGCTGGCTCGCCGATCGCGCCCTGGAGCGCGTGCTCCGGCGCGAGTCGCGCCTCTACGCCAGCGAGCGGCGGGCGGTGGCCGAGGCGGTCTACGGCCTCCTGCGGCGCGAGGGGCAGCTCCGCTGGCTCGCCGGCGAGACCGCCTTCATCCGGGGGAACCCGGCGCCCGCGCCGGCGGGGCGCGGCGGGCCGGGCCGGGCCGCGGCCTCGGTCGAGCCGGCGACGCTCTACGCGCTCTTCCTCGCCCGCACCGGCGCCGCGGCGCCCGAGGCGGCCGCGAAGCGCCTCGGCGTCCCGGCGCGGATCGTGACGGAGGCGCTCGACCGCGCCGACGCCCGCATCGCGGCGGTGGCCGATCCGGCGGAGCGGCTCGCCGTCGAGGCCTCCCTGCCGCGCTGGCTCGCGGAGCGGTTCCTCGACGAGCTCGGCGCGGAGGAGGCGCGCGCGCTGGCGCTCGCGCTCAACCAGCGGGCGCCGCTCACGGTGCGGACGAACCTCCTCAAGACGACGCGCGACGCGCTGCGGGCGCGCCTCGCCGAGGAGGGCGTGGCCGCGGCGCCGACGCGCTTCTCGCCCTGGGGGCTCACCCTCGACGGCCACGAGAACGCCTTCCAGCTCCCCGCCTTCCAGGACGGCCTGTTCGAGATCCAGGACGAGGGCAGCCAGCTGCTCGCGCTTGCGGTGGGGGCGCGGCCGGGGTGGACGGTGGTGGACGCCTGCGCCGGCGCGGGCGGGAAGTCGCTCGCGCTCGCCGCCGAGATGCACGGCAAGGGTTCGCTCGTGGCGCTCGACGTGGACGAGGAGCGGCTCGCCGAGGCGAAGCGCCGGGCGCGCCGCGCCGGGGTCCACAACCTGCGGAGCCGGCTCATCCCGGAGGGCGCCGCCGCCGCGGAGGCGCTCGCCGACCTCGCGGGCAAGTGCGAGCGCGTCCTGGTGGACGCGCCGTGCAGCGGGATCGGCGCGCTGCGCCGCAAGCCCGACGCGCGCTGGCGGCTCACGCCGGAGGACCCGGCCCGCTTCGCCCGGCTGCAGGCGGAGCTGGTGGCGCGCTTCGCGCCGCTGGTGAAGCCGGGGGGCCGCCTCGTCTACGCCACCTGCGCCGTCGGCCGGATCGAGAACGAGGGCGTGGCGGAGCTCGCCGCGCGCTCGCTCGAGGGCTTCGAGCGGATGAGCGTCGCGGCCATGCTGGGGACCGAGCTGGCGGCCGCCCTCGGGGCCGGGGGGGACGCGCTCTCGCTCCTGCCGCACCGCCACGGCACCGACGGCTTCTTCTGCGCCGGCTTCCAGCGCGCCCGCTAG
- a CDS encoding MYXO-CTERM sorting domain-containing protein yields MGIRNAVLRASVGAGVLSMALSAGAAVTPQNAVLTAAVTPPASIRFGGTASYVVDITNTGPNHATEVALSKIVLPAAPASTGTLKIAGVDGATCDTDANGFVIVDTAGVIQGLDAKGKPTGAKPCPIIADFTNDPGTGATPANVAEVTITVEWAVPTDADGKLVPPVTAACPAANSMGDIAIEISATSTPTTTPVTLPGAAVEVKQWADVAITLAGPSSGKTGDLAKFTHTVTNRGPCPATNVIASFFPNINVSTMLTFDAASATGPCASADPINDAICPLGDIAPGASVTWTYSFKLGNLPESVTQTTIPYEFDAYSFAAGKEPPFSSAKRGVADPDLDNNDANAAGIRIGKEGGGCSSGGPGGLFAVALMAAAVFAARRRRTA; encoded by the coding sequence ATGGGTATTCGCAACGCAGTGCTGCGGGCGTCGGTCGGGGCGGGCGTGCTTTCGATGGCGCTGAGCGCCGGGGCGGCGGTCACGCCGCAGAACGCCGTGCTGACGGCCGCCGTGACCCCGCCGGCGTCCATCCGGTTCGGGGGCACCGCCAGCTACGTCGTCGACATCACCAACACCGGCCCGAACCACGCCACCGAGGTGGCGCTCTCGAAGATCGTCCTCCCGGCGGCGCCGGCGAGCACGGGCACCCTCAAGATCGCCGGGGTCGACGGCGCGACCTGCGACACCGACGCCAACGGCTTCGTGATCGTCGACACGGCCGGCGTCATCCAGGGTCTCGACGCGAAGGGCAAGCCGACCGGCGCGAAGCCCTGCCCCATCATCGCGGACTTCACGAACGACCCCGGCACCGGCGCCACGCCGGCGAACGTCGCCGAGGTGACGATCACGGTCGAGTGGGCGGTGCCGACGGACGCCGACGGCAAGCTGGTGCCTCCGGTGACCGCCGCCTGCCCGGCCGCCAACAGCATGGGCGACATCGCGATCGAGATCAGCGCCACCTCGACGCCGACGACCACGCCCGTGACGCTGCCCGGCGCCGCCGTGGAGGTGAAGCAGTGGGCCGACGTCGCGATCACCCTCGCCGGGCCGTCCTCCGGCAAGACGGGTGACCTCGCGAAGTTCACCCACACGGTGACGAACCGCGGCCCCTGCCCGGCCACCAACGTCATCGCGAGCTTCTTCCCCAACATCAACGTGAGCACGATGCTCACCTTCGACGCGGCCTCGGCCACCGGCCCGTGCGCCTCCGCCGACCCGATCAACGACGCCATCTGCCCGCTCGGCGACATCGCCCCCGGCGCCTCCGTCACCTGGACGTACAGCTTCAAGCTCGGGAACCTGCCGGAGAGCGTGACCCAGACGACGATCCCGTACGAGTTCGACGCGTACTCGTTCGCCGCCGGCAAGGAGCCGCCGTTCTCCAGCGCGAAGCGCGGCGTCGCCGACCCGGACCTCGACAACAACGACGCCAACGCGGCCGGCATCCGCATCGGCAAGGAGGGCGGCGGCTGCAGCAGCGGCGGCCCCGGCGGCCTCTTCGCCGTGGCGCTGATGGCGGCGGCCGTCTTCGCGGCCCGCCGTCGCCGCACCGCCTAG
- a CDS encoding energy transducer TonB, which produces MFDEVTKREGGKRAAKRGIWILGSSAAQTALVVGLIAVSTALAKKAADDKLVEVKFVKQAPAARPAPPPPPPAPKRKVVQQQKPKVDAKPRPAMVQPKEMPQELKPPDPNEPPEEDTGSDEGEDGGVVGGVVGGVTGGAPAAPVAKAPVEFNATMTPPQVLAGPPLEYTQQALEREVEGTMLVKCIVRVDGTVHDCRVLKSVPFMDRAVVSVLERRRYKPATQGGQALDVDYVFTIKLKLPQ; this is translated from the coding sequence GTGTTCGATGAAGTGACGAAGAGGGAAGGCGGCAAGCGGGCCGCGAAGCGCGGGATCTGGATCCTCGGCTCGTCCGCGGCCCAGACGGCGCTGGTGGTGGGGCTCATCGCGGTCTCCACCGCGCTCGCGAAGAAGGCGGCCGACGACAAGCTCGTCGAGGTCAAGTTCGTGAAGCAGGCGCCCGCCGCCCGGCCCGCGCCGCCGCCGCCGCCCCCCGCCCCCAAGCGGAAGGTCGTCCAGCAGCAGAAGCCCAAGGTGGACGCGAAGCCCCGCCCGGCGATGGTGCAGCCGAAGGAGATGCCGCAGGAGCTGAAGCCGCCCGATCCCAACGAGCCGCCCGAGGAGGACACGGGCAGCGACGAGGGCGAGGACGGCGGCGTGGTCGGCGGCGTGGTGGGCGGCGTGACCGGGGGCGCCCCGGCGGCGCCGGTCGCGAAGGCGCCCGTGGAGTTCAACGCCACCATGACGCCGCCGCAGGTGCTGGCCGGGCCGCCGCTCGAGTACACGCAGCAGGCGCTCGAGCGCGAGGTGGAGGGCACCATGCTGGTGAAGTGCATCGTCCGCGTCGACGGCACGGTGCACGACTGCCGCGTCCTGAAGAGCGTGCCGTTCATGGACCGGGCGGTGGTGAGCGTGCTGGAGCGGCGCCGCTACAAGCCGGCCACCCAGGGCGGCCAGGCGCTCGACGTCGACTACGTCTTCACGATCAAGCTCAAGCTGCCACAGTGA